In a single window of the Tellurirhabdus bombi genome:
- a CDS encoding S46 family peptidase, with the protein MLKPFLSSLFLAVWLTLTGYAQSGTLSFNADTVKAGPFDMGKMWTFDNPPKDYFQKTYGFAPDDKWFEETRLAALRFASYCSASFVSADGLVMTNHHCARESGRNAQRKGEDLSATGFYAKTLAEERKVPDLYVDQLVKMEDITERVVLGMGSGAEEEQLQRREQLFETIKQEYGQKEGWKGLELQTITFYNGGRYSLYGFKRYNDVRLVFMPEQQLGYFGGDYDNFTYPRYNLDCSFFRVYENGKPLKTTHFFKFNIKGVREGDPIFVIGNPGSTERLKTVPELEFDRDLNHPFQIEIFRNRANALTAYNARAKNDSLKNQILSLENSLKAIGGQLTGLRDPYLLARKAAFDRQFQADVRAKNLTDQLKIWESIAANVAEERKYFKEASYFNPSGLIRGELLSFAQIMQIYAQAAALNPARAEQIKGLLEIPNVKFRALEEAFLAAHLAEVQTGLGNDDPYVKAALSDASGKLRTPREAAAYLIQNTQLMNLGFAQDLITKGATAIAGSNDPLLALGRLAAPRFQQAAGQLQNSEQQLELLRASLGRLLYQVYGASIPPDATFSLRINDGTVRSYLYNGTMAPIQTTYAGMYDRYYAFNGKFPWDLPARWKTPPAALLREPMNFITTNDIIGGNSGSPMINRNREAVGLAFDGNMESLPGSFIFVPDRNRTVSVHTSAMIAAMKHIYKADRLINELVGK; encoded by the coding sequence ATGCTAAAACCCTTTCTGTCTTCTCTCTTTCTGGCTGTATGGCTAACCCTAACCGGTTACGCCCAGTCGGGAACGTTGTCTTTTAATGCCGATACGGTTAAGGCTGGCCCGTTTGATATGGGCAAGATGTGGACGTTCGACAATCCACCGAAAGATTATTTCCAGAAAACCTATGGCTTCGCGCCCGACGATAAGTGGTTCGAGGAAACCCGCCTGGCCGCGTTGCGTTTTGCCAGCTACTGCTCAGCTTCTTTTGTGTCGGCCGATGGGCTGGTGATGACCAATCACCATTGCGCGCGCGAGTCGGGGAGAAATGCGCAGCGCAAAGGAGAAGATTTAAGCGCAACGGGATTTTACGCCAAAACGCTGGCCGAGGAACGCAAGGTGCCGGATCTTTACGTAGATCAGTTGGTAAAGATGGAAGACATTACTGAGCGCGTCGTTTTGGGAATGGGCAGTGGTGCTGAGGAAGAGCAGTTGCAGCGACGGGAACAACTGTTTGAAACCATCAAGCAGGAGTACGGCCAGAAAGAAGGCTGGAAAGGCTTGGAACTCCAAACGATCACGTTTTACAACGGGGGCCGCTACTCCCTGTACGGTTTTAAGCGCTATAATGATGTTCGGCTGGTGTTTATGCCGGAGCAGCAGTTAGGCTATTTTGGGGGCGATTACGATAACTTCACGTATCCGCGTTACAACCTGGACTGTTCGTTTTTTCGAGTATACGAGAACGGCAAGCCGCTGAAAACGACGCATTTCTTCAAGTTCAACATAAAAGGTGTCCGTGAGGGCGATCCTATTTTCGTCATTGGGAATCCGGGAAGCACCGAGCGTCTGAAAACCGTCCCTGAGCTGGAATTTGACCGTGACTTGAACCATCCTTTCCAGATCGAAATCTTTCGGAACCGCGCCAACGCTCTGACTGCCTACAACGCAAGGGCCAAAAACGACAGCCTTAAAAACCAGATTCTTAGCCTGGAAAATTCGCTTAAAGCCATTGGTGGACAACTCACCGGCTTGCGCGATCCGTATCTATTGGCTCGCAAAGCGGCTTTCGACCGCCAGTTTCAGGCCGATGTACGCGCTAAAAACCTAACCGACCAGCTGAAAATCTGGGAATCTATTGCGGCAAACGTGGCCGAAGAACGCAAGTATTTCAAAGAAGCGTCTTACTTCAATCCATCGGGATTGATTCGGGGCGAGTTATTGAGTTTTGCGCAGATTATGCAGATTTATGCCCAGGCGGCGGCGCTCAATCCGGCCAGGGCGGAGCAGATAAAAGGCTTGCTGGAAATTCCGAACGTTAAATTCCGTGCCCTGGAAGAGGCCTTTTTGGCCGCACACTTAGCGGAGGTGCAGACAGGTTTAGGGAATGACGATCCATACGTTAAAGCGGCCCTGAGCGATGCCAGTGGCAAGCTGCGTACACCCCGAGAAGCCGCCGCGTACCTGATCCAGAATACGCAGTTGATGAACCTCGGTTTTGCGCAGGATTTGATTACCAAAGGCGCTACGGCCATTGCGGGCAGCAATGACCCTTTGCTGGCGCTAGGCCGTTTGGCGGCACCCCGTTTCCAGCAGGCGGCGGGACAGCTGCAAAACAGTGAGCAACAACTGGAGCTGCTGCGCGCTTCGCTAGGCCGTTTGCTGTATCAGGTCTACGGTGCTAGTATTCCGCCCGACGCGACGTTTTCGCTTCGTATCAACGATGGAACGGTGCGGAGCTATTTGTACAACGGCACGATGGCGCCCATCCAGACTACATATGCAGGCATGTATGATCGGTATTACGCCTTTAACGGCAAATTCCCCTGGGATTTGCCCGCCCGCTGGAAAACACCACCCGCTGCCTTGCTGCGCGAACCGATGAACTTTATTACAACCAATGACATTATCGGTGGCAATTCGGGCAGTCCAATGATCAACCGCAACCGCGAAGCTGTCGGGCTGGCGTTTGATGGAAATATGGAGAGTTTGCCGGGAAGTTTTATCTTCGTACCCGACCGCAACCGAACCGTTTCGGTGCATACCAGCGCGATGATTGCCGCCATGAAGCATATTTACA
- a CDS encoding NAD(P)/FAD-dependent oxidoreductase — protein sequence MLKFDKLSLNVPETTKPRVVIIGGGFGGINLAKKLSGKDFQVVMFDKQNYHGFWPLLYQVATAGLEPDAIAEPLRKLFDEDYEDFHFRLVRVTGVNPAAKTVQTLIGDLQYDHLIIATGTKPNYFGNQQIQKYAFPLKTIPEALNLRSQFLQSFEQASITKDPATRQSLLNFVIVGAGPTGVELAGSLAEMRKHVLPGDYPGLDFSQMNIYLVEGLDRVLPPMSPEASEKTHQYLADMGVNIKLKTLVESYDGEIVTFKGGEQIPSQTLVWAAGVTGSLIEGLPPEIVARGGRLPVNEFNQVQGYSDIYAIGDIAFMKTEKYPNGHPGVAQPAIQQGQHLAKNLRRQFRGEKMEPFEYFDKGSLAIIGRSRAVADLPGKMHLSGFFAWVIWLFVHIYYLIGFRSKLIVLSNWIYRLFTYERGTRLIIRPFVRKEDKAAQEFVEKNEMS from the coding sequence ATGCTAAAATTTGATAAACTTTCCCTAAATGTGCCGGAGACAACCAAGCCCCGCGTGGTCATTATCGGTGGTGGATTTGGTGGCATCAATCTGGCGAAAAAACTGAGTGGTAAAGATTTTCAGGTAGTTATGTTTGATAAGCAAAATTACCACGGATTTTGGCCACTGCTTTATCAGGTTGCAACGGCGGGCCTGGAGCCTGACGCCATTGCCGAGCCGCTACGGAAACTCTTCGATGAAGATTACGAAGATTTTCATTTTCGGCTTGTTCGGGTCACGGGCGTAAATCCAGCCGCCAAAACCGTTCAGACGCTGATTGGTGATCTTCAGTACGATCATCTGATTATAGCAACGGGTACAAAACCCAATTATTTCGGGAATCAGCAGATTCAAAAATACGCTTTCCCGCTGAAGACCATTCCTGAGGCGCTGAACCTGCGGAGCCAGTTTTTGCAGTCATTCGAGCAGGCCAGCATCACGAAAGATCCGGCCACACGGCAAAGTTTGCTGAATTTCGTCATTGTCGGCGCTGGTCCAACGGGTGTAGAATTGGCGGGTTCACTGGCCGAAATGCGCAAACACGTACTGCCGGGCGATTATCCGGGTCTGGATTTTAGCCAGATGAATATTTATCTGGTCGAAGGGCTGGACCGAGTGCTGCCGCCTATGTCGCCGGAAGCCAGCGAAAAAACCCACCAATATTTGGCGGACATGGGCGTTAACATCAAGCTGAAAACGCTGGTGGAGTCCTACGACGGTGAAATCGTTACCTTTAAGGGCGGCGAGCAAATTCCTTCGCAAACACTGGTGTGGGCGGCTGGCGTAACCGGTTCGCTGATTGAGGGCTTGCCCCCCGAAATTGTTGCCCGGGGTGGACGCTTGCCCGTCAATGAATTTAATCAGGTACAGGGATACAGTGATATCTACGCCATTGGTGACATTGCCTTCATGAAAACCGAAAAGTACCCGAACGGTCATCCAGGCGTTGCCCAACCCGCCATTCAGCAGGGCCAGCATTTAGCGAAAAACCTGCGTCGGCAGTTCAGAGGCGAAAAAATGGAGCCGTTTGAATACTTCGATAAAGGTTCATTAGCGATTATTGGCCGTAGCCGGGCCGTGGCCGATTTACCGGGAAAAATGCACCTAAGCGGTTTCTTTGCCTGGGTAATCTGGCTTTTCGTACACATCTATTACCTGATCGGTTTCCGGAGCAAACTCATTGTGTTGAGTAACTGGATTTACCGACTTTTCACGTACGAACGAGGCACGCGCCTGATTATTCGACCGTTTGTGCGAAAAGAGGATAAGGCTGCTCAAGAATTTGTAGAAAAGAATGAAATGTCCTGA
- a CDS encoding TonB-dependent receptor, translating to MQKTRAGGLRSKGSVATVSGYVREQGSREALIGVSVYQPNTTLGTNTNTYGFFSLTLPLQDSLRLAFSFVGYETEYRTINLQKDTELNILIKPGQTLKEVIVTGTATEDKVSESPQMSKIDIPVSQIKKIPAFLGEKDVLKVLQLMPGIQKGSEGNTGIYVRGGGPDQNLIILDDAIVYNANHLFGFFSVFNGDALKSVELTKGGFPARYGGRLSSVIEMNMKEGSKEKLHGEGGIGLIASRLTLEGPIQKEKSSFLISARRTYLDLVSRPLIKAQTDGNTVAGYYFYDLNAKMNYSLGKRDQLYLSGYFGQDKFYNREDEGNEAFDTSLDWGNATATLRWNHLFSQKLFSNTSLIFSNYRFGISSEERGETSQGGDQTYSLKYNSGIRDFSLKTDFDYYPSPRHSLRFGLQTIQHRFTPSAIVVRDSDIGRFTRDVEAIDVLESGIYIEDTWKPTSRLRFNGGFRLSHFVHKEVNYIRPEPRLSGAFILKPDFSFKASYALMNQYVHLLSNTGIGLPTDLWVPTTDRIKPQQSQQVAAGFAKDFSKKGLTLTIEGYYKTMDNIINYREGASFLFFDDPTSANQVRWEDNVTSGKGWSYGAEFLLQKKVGRFSGWAGYTLSWTQWQFADLNFGRKFYPRYDRRHDISLVGIYELSPRITLSGTWVYGTGQALTIPLATYVAHPHEPNRLVPSINIGNPSQFFEYGRKAYEYGGKNSFRAESYHRMDLSLQFHKKKKRHERTWEFSVYNLYNRRNPFYYNLGPRDSGSNSRITVLKRYSVFPVVPSVSYNFKF from the coding sequence ATGCAGAAAACGCGGGCGGGTGGTTTACGTAGCAAAGGCTCCGTAGCCACAGTGAGCGGCTACGTGCGGGAGCAAGGCAGCCGCGAAGCATTGATTGGCGTTTCAGTCTACCAGCCAAATACTACCCTGGGGACGAACACCAATACCTACGGCTTTTTTTCGCTCACCTTGCCGCTTCAGGACAGTCTACGGCTGGCTTTCTCGTTTGTGGGCTACGAAACAGAATACCGAACGATCAATCTGCAAAAAGACACTGAATTAAACATTCTGATCAAACCGGGCCAGACGCTGAAGGAAGTCATTGTCACGGGTACTGCTACCGAGGATAAGGTTAGCGAAAGTCCGCAGATGAGTAAAATAGATATTCCGGTGAGCCAGATCAAAAAAATACCGGCTTTTCTAGGCGAAAAAGATGTACTCAAAGTGCTGCAATTGATGCCGGGCATTCAGAAAGGGTCGGAAGGCAACACGGGTATTTACGTGCGCGGCGGTGGCCCCGACCAGAATCTAATTATTCTGGATGATGCCATTGTGTATAATGCCAATCACCTTTTCGGCTTTTTTTCGGTTTTTAACGGCGATGCCCTTAAGAGCGTCGAGCTAACCAAAGGCGGCTTTCCGGCGCGGTACGGAGGCCGTTTGTCGTCGGTTATTGAAATGAACATGAAGGAAGGAAGCAAAGAAAAGCTGCACGGCGAAGGCGGCATTGGACTCATTGCCTCCCGACTGACGCTCGAAGGACCCATTCAGAAAGAAAAATCCTCGTTTTTGATCTCGGCCCGCCGCACCTACCTGGATCTGGTGAGCCGACCGCTCATTAAAGCCCAGACTGACGGTAATACTGTAGCTGGCTATTACTTTTATGACCTGAACGCCAAAATGAATTACAGCCTCGGAAAACGGGATCAATTGTATTTAAGCGGCTACTTCGGGCAAGACAAGTTTTACAACAGGGAAGACGAAGGCAACGAAGCCTTTGATACCAGCCTCGACTGGGGAAACGCCACGGCTACACTCCGTTGGAACCACCTGTTTTCCCAGAAACTATTCTCAAATACTTCCCTGATTTTCAGCAATTATCGCTTTGGAATTTCCAGCGAAGAACGGGGCGAAACTAGCCAGGGCGGAGACCAGACTTACTCACTCAAATACAACTCGGGCATTCGGGATTTTTCGCTCAAAACGGACTTTGATTATTACCCGTCCCCCCGCCATTCGTTGCGCTTCGGGCTACAAACCATCCAGCACCGGTTTACGCCCAGCGCCATTGTGGTCCGGGATTCGGATATTGGGCGATTTACGCGTGATGTCGAAGCCATTGACGTTCTGGAATCGGGTATTTATATCGAAGACACCTGGAAACCGACCAGCCGACTACGCTTCAACGGCGGTTTTCGCCTGAGCCACTTCGTGCACAAAGAGGTTAACTACATACGTCCGGAGCCCCGCCTTTCGGGCGCCTTCATCCTCAAACCGGACTTTTCGTTCAAGGCGTCTTACGCGCTGATGAATCAGTATGTCCACCTGCTATCGAACACGGGAATTGGCCTACCAACCGACCTTTGGGTGCCCACCACCGACCGCATTAAGCCCCAGCAATCGCAGCAGGTAGCCGCCGGATTCGCTAAGGACTTCAGCAAAAAAGGCCTAACGCTCACCATCGAAGGGTATTACAAAACGATGGACAACATCATCAATTACCGCGAAGGAGCCAGCTTTTTGTTCTTCGACGACCCTACGTCGGCCAATCAGGTGCGGTGGGAAGACAACGTTACCAGCGGGAAAGGCTGGTCGTACGGAGCCGAATTTTTGTTACAGAAAAAAGTAGGCCGTTTTTCGGGCTGGGCGGGCTACACTTTGTCCTGGACACAATGGCAATTTGCGGACCTGAACTTTGGCCGGAAATTTTATCCGCGCTACGACCGCCGACACGATATTTCACTGGTTGGTATTTATGAATTAAGTCCGCGCATTACGTTGTCAGGAACCTGGGTCTATGGAACGGGCCAGGCGCTTACGATTCCGCTGGCCACCTACGTGGCGCATCCCCACGAGCCGAATCGTTTGGTTCCGTCCATCAATATTGGCAATCCAAGTCAATTTTTTGAGTACGGTCGAAAAGCGTATGAATACGGGGGGAAGAATAGTTTCCGGGCTGAATCCTACCACCGCATGGACCTGTCCCTTCAGTTTCACAAGAAGAAAAAGCGCCACGAGCGCACCTGGGAATTCAGCGTTTACAACCTCTACAACCGTCGTAATCCTTTCTATTACAATCTGGGGCCGAGAGATAGCGGCAGCAATTCGAGAATAACCGTGCTTAAGCGGTATTCAGTCTTTCCCGTTGTTCCGTCGGTGAGTTACAATTTTAAATTTTAA
- a CDS encoding DUF4249 domain-containing protein: MRFQSFFLFILSIGFFTSCDNLVQEVDSDLVPQIGEKVVVHCYISPQDSLLIALVSLSRPVLGADPPYSYGTKPVVPGALVTLTDGERSVVLSFDEQAQRYSALAKSFPIQTGKNYRLQVNLNNQQVTSSCTVPAQVPLSAVRVDSVEQLVGPNSKRWQYQIRMDWQDPAGTRNFYRTAGTYAYKILESITPSRLEETLLNGPIQFNRSEAFITDLKQDGQLLTSPKGDFAIQTAGGRFPIRPLQIMASLLHTDANYYNYHLAIERREDTSGNPFAEPVLIPSNIDGGLGCFGAYNRSQKTVLIP, translated from the coding sequence ATGCGTTTCCAATCGTTTTTTCTCTTTATTCTTAGCATCGGCTTTTTTACTTCCTGCGATAACCTGGTTCAGGAGGTAGATTCCGATCTAGTACCCCAAATCGGCGAGAAAGTAGTTGTTCACTGTTATATTTCGCCGCAAGATAGCCTGTTGATTGCCCTGGTTTCGCTCTCACGTCCGGTTTTAGGCGCTGATCCTCCGTATTCGTACGGCACCAAGCCGGTTGTTCCGGGCGCTCTGGTGACGTTAACCGATGGCGAGCGCTCCGTTGTCCTGTCCTTCGACGAGCAAGCCCAGCGTTACAGTGCGCTAGCAAAATCGTTTCCGATCCAGACGGGCAAAAATTACCGGTTACAAGTCAATCTAAATAACCAGCAAGTTACGTCCTCCTGTACCGTTCCGGCCCAAGTTCCGCTTTCGGCTGTCCGGGTCGATTCGGTAGAGCAGTTGGTAGGGCCTAATTCGAAGCGGTGGCAGTATCAAATCAGGATGGATTGGCAGGACCCCGCCGGAACGCGCAATTTTTACCGCACGGCTGGAACCTATGCTTACAAAATTCTGGAATCCATCACACCCAGCCGCTTAGAAGAAACCCTGCTCAACGGCCCCATACAGTTTAACCGTAGCGAAGCATTTATCACTGATCTGAAACAGGATGGACAGCTTCTCACTTCGCCAAAAGGTGATTTTGCCATACAAACTGCTGGCGGACGCTTTCCAATTCGTCCCCTGCAAATAATGGCCAGCCTGCTGCACACGGATGCCAATTATTACAATTATCATTTAGCGATTGAACGCCGGGAGGATACCAGTGGCAACCCGTTTGCCGAGCCTGTTCTGATTCCGTCCAACATTGACGGGGGACTAGGTTGTTTCGGGGCTTATAATAGGTCACAAAAAACGGTTCTTATCCCGTGA
- a CDS encoding TonB-dependent receptor: MKLAVTISLFLSLLFFNTLAQNTHKISGYVYKQGSREALSDINVYAAEKRVGTTTNADGYFSLSHPAQDSLLLTFSAVGYQTVTQLVSLKKSVTLTVYLPVGQLLREVVVHGSSKNNTSLQQMSRIEVPITKVRQIPALLGEKDVLKVLQLLPGVQKGSEGNAGIYVRGGGPDQNLILLDDAVVYNPSHLLGFFSAFNGDALEKVSLTKGGFPARFGGRLSSVIEAQMKEGSRDSLHGEAGIGLISSRLTLEGPLWRPKSDVPASSFLVSGRRTYFDVVSRPFLKSPETGESPARSYFYDLNAKLSFHLNANNKLTWSGFFGQDRFYNQRESNDTELDASIAWSNATSSLRWEHRFSERFSSNLSLLFSQYKLDVSNEEILDNNANEPPFQLRYQSGIRDFSLKYALNLVHNEKLQSRFGFQSTHHRFTPSAVVEQGNLQGSVLPSSSIEAIESGVYFEETWQPVARWQLNGGLRLSHYLVLNEDDAKNSQSTQYLRPEPRFSTTYWLPKSWALKASYALMNQYVHLLSNTGVGLPVDLWLPSTSYIKPQQSQQFVFGLAKDLNQAGILSGTTLTLEGYYKEMKNILSYAEGASFLSPDETVPNSSRQWEAISTAGRGRSYGGEALLQKENGRLSGWIGYTLSWTIWQFPELNGGRPFYPRYDRRHDISVVGIYKLRPRITLSATWVYGTGNALILPISRFSGYESRPPVVRENPSPLEILFGPGTNAKVYSERNTFRAEPYHRMDVSLRFYKRKRRHERTWEISAYNAYNRRNAFYYSVEGKLDRQDRHSRSVLYRYSVFPIVPSVSYSIKF, encoded by the coding sequence ATGAAGCTGGCGGTTACAATAAGTTTATTTTTATCCTTACTCTTCTTTAATACTCTAGCACAAAATACCCATAAAATTAGTGGGTATGTTTATAAGCAGGGAAGTCGGGAAGCACTAAGCGACATCAATGTATATGCAGCAGAAAAACGGGTAGGAACTACGACGAATGCCGATGGGTATTTTTCTTTATCTCATCCGGCACAAGATAGCCTGCTTTTAACGTTTTCGGCTGTTGGTTACCAGACAGTAACCCAGTTGGTTTCTTTGAAGAAATCCGTGACACTTACGGTTTATTTGCCCGTTGGCCAGTTGCTTCGGGAAGTGGTGGTGCATGGCTCTTCCAAAAACAACACCAGCCTTCAGCAAATGAGCCGTATTGAAGTTCCCATTACGAAAGTAAGGCAGATCCCGGCGCTTCTGGGCGAGAAAGATGTGCTGAAGGTGCTTCAATTGCTCCCCGGCGTTCAGAAAGGTTCCGAAGGCAATGCTGGCATTTACGTCCGTGGCGGCGGCCCCGACCAGAACTTAATTCTCCTCGACGACGCTGTTGTTTATAATCCAAGTCACTTATTAGGCTTCTTTTCGGCCTTTAATGGCGATGCTCTCGAAAAAGTATCGCTCACCAAAGGGGGCTTTCCCGCTCGTTTTGGCGGTCGGCTTTCGTCGGTGATCGAAGCGCAGATGAAAGAAGGAAGCCGCGACAGTTTACACGGCGAAGCCGGAATTGGACTGATTTCCTCGCGGCTAACGCTGGAAGGGCCGCTCTGGCGTCCTAAATCTGATGTTCCAGCCTCTTCTTTTCTGGTATCGGGCCGACGGACTTACTTTGACGTTGTTTCCCGCCCTTTTCTGAAATCCCCCGAAACTGGCGAAAGTCCAGCCCGCTCCTATTTTTACGACCTGAATGCCAAGCTGAGCTTTCACCTCAACGCCAACAATAAATTAACCTGGAGCGGCTTTTTTGGCCAGGATCGGTTCTATAACCAGCGCGAATCGAACGACACCGAATTGGATGCCTCTATCGCCTGGAGCAATGCGACGAGTTCGCTGCGTTGGGAACACCGCTTTTCGGAACGTTTCTCGTCCAACTTGTCGCTGTTGTTTAGTCAGTACAAACTGGATGTATCCAACGAAGAAATTCTGGACAACAACGCCAACGAGCCTCCTTTTCAGCTCCGCTACCAGTCTGGCATCCGCGATTTTTCGCTGAAATACGCTCTGAATCTAGTTCATAACGAAAAGCTGCAATCCCGTTTTGGCTTTCAGAGTACGCACCACCGTTTTACACCAAGCGCCGTTGTGGAACAGGGTAACCTCCAGGGTTCTGTTTTGCCTTCATCGTCGATTGAAGCCATTGAGTCGGGGGTATATTTTGAGGAAACCTGGCAGCCCGTGGCGCGTTGGCAGCTAAATGGCGGTCTAAGGCTTAGTCATTATTTGGTTCTCAACGAGGACGATGCCAAAAACAGTCAATCGACCCAGTATCTTCGGCCAGAGCCTCGTTTCTCGACCACCTACTGGCTTCCCAAAAGTTGGGCGCTCAAGGCTTCGTATGCGCTGATGAATCAATACGTTCACCTGCTTTCCAATACGGGAGTAGGCCTGCCCGTTGACCTCTGGCTACCGTCTACAAGCTACATCAAGCCGCAGCAGTCACAACAATTTGTGTTTGGCTTGGCCAAAGATTTAAATCAGGCGGGTATTTTGTCGGGTACTACGCTAACGCTGGAAGGATACTACAAAGAGATGAAAAACATCCTGAGTTATGCCGAAGGAGCCAGCTTTCTCTCTCCCGACGAAACCGTTCCTAATTCATCCAGGCAATGGGAGGCCATCAGCACGGCGGGGCGGGGTCGTTCTTACGGCGGTGAAGCTCTGTTACAGAAAGAAAATGGACGCTTATCGGGCTGGATCGGTTATACACTCTCGTGGACTATCTGGCAATTTCCGGAGCTAAACGGAGGCCGTCCTTTTTATCCGCGCTACGACCGTCGACACGATATTTCGGTGGTTGGTATTTATAAACTCAGACCCAGAATCACGCTTTCAGCTACCTGGGTATACGGTACGGGCAACGCACTCATTTTACCGATCTCACGGTTTTCAGGTTACGAAAGTCGGCCACCAGTCGTTCGTGAAAATCCCTCCCCGCTGGAAATACTTTTTGGCCCGGGCACTAACGCCAAGGTCTACAGCGAACGCAATACATTTCGGGCCGAACCTTACCACCGGATGGACGTAAGCCTACGGTTCTACAAGCGCAAACGCCGCCACGAACGCACCTGGGAAATCAGCGCATACAACGCTTATAACCGCAGAAATGCATTTTATTACTCCGTAGAAGGTAAACTCGACAGGCAGGATCGGCATTCCAGATCGGTCCTGTATCGTTATTCTGTGTTCCCGATTGTGCCTTCCGTTAGTTACAGCATAAAGTTCTGA
- a CDS encoding DUF4249 domain-containing protein — translation MNVSRLFFILALFLVSCEDLKQEVNLDGFSDQTPRLAVACFISPQDSVIAAKVVRTRSVFDDESLSSLDITDATVKLTSSAKTVTLPYDGRRGYYRISPQQLPILAGQSYTLTIETKDGQKAEASCTVPQPVALQRLALDSVKMTEDGVAKKRFFVRYYWQDVAGQPNYYQPEGVFSPQCPTCQPTTYPVYFSASRLFYTDQDGSKSNFESAPGYLGPAVPEEATLLGTNYQSALIRGSLLHVDENFYRYHVALDQQRQADNNPFAEPVLIPTNIKGGLGCFGAYNRSTATLTVRP, via the coding sequence ATGAATGTAAGCAGGTTATTTTTTATTCTAGCCCTATTTCTGGTTTCCTGCGAGGATCTCAAGCAGGAGGTAAATCTAGACGGCTTTTCAGACCAGACGCCCCGTTTAGCCGTCGCCTGTTTTATTTCCCCACAGGACAGCGTCATTGCGGCCAAAGTAGTTCGAACCCGTTCTGTTTTTGATGATGAATCGTTGAGTTCGCTGGATATAACGGATGCAACGGTAAAGTTAACCAGCAGTGCCAAAACAGTCACCTTACCGTATGATGGCCGACGCGGTTATTACCGAATCAGTCCTCAACAGTTACCCATTTTGGCAGGACAAAGCTACACGTTAACGATTGAGACAAAAGATGGACAAAAAGCAGAAGCAAGCTGCACGGTGCCGCAGCCTGTAGCCCTGCAACGACTTGCTTTGGATTCGGTTAAAATGACCGAGGACGGTGTGGCCAAGAAGCGTTTTTTTGTGCGCTATTACTGGCAGGATGTAGCCGGGCAACCTAATTACTACCAACCGGAGGGCGTCTTTTCACCTCAATGCCCGACTTGTCAGCCAACAACCTACCCGGTCTATTTTTCTGCAAGCCGTCTTTTTTACACGGATCAGGATGGCAGCAAGTCGAACTTTGAATCCGCTCCTGGTTACCTAGGGCCAGCCGTACCCGAGGAGGCAACGCTGCTCGGCACGAATTACCAATCAGCTCTTATACGGGGTTCTCTCCTGCACGTTGATGAGAATTTTTACCGCTACCATGTCGCCCTCGACCAGCAGCGCCAGGCCGACAATAACCCTTTTGCCGAACCCGTTTTGATTCCCACTAACATCAAAGGTGGGCTGGGCTGCTTCGGTGCTTACAACCGTTCGACGGCTACGTTGACGGTCAGGCCTTAA